A region from the Rhodamnia argentea isolate NSW1041297 chromosome 7, ASM2092103v1, whole genome shotgun sequence genome encodes:
- the LOC115730676 gene encoding wall-associated receptor kinase-like 1, which translates to MDIAIVKIMSNSVLQVLFLLVSLAARASGAALGLARPNCSETCGNVVIPFPFGLGAGCFLDDWYEIVCQQNNTLPILNKIGLRVLNISLPFYREPYSEFGGEYTNGMISVSVPVIYSNASCRGDGVGMPVSLEGSQFVFSQTSNVFASVGCNTVAIVKSTESAVVGCRSKCAGTNISRYSACSGRGGCCYTSPPSNLQRFDVEFKEEGGHQGCQYAFLADISWFSRSDSVDLYDLRLNNTVPVVLEWGIANNTNYALELMGREYWSICNANNQYESEMPFMQCLCRPGFGGNPYLIGGCRDINACPDPNQTLCPNGCVDLLGGYDCVPDNGTTDGRRTDVKKGATFFVIRIGAGLGALGDLLLFSWWLYRLIKKRRETKLKEKYFKRNGGLLLQQQLSSPEGNVEKSKLFNSKDLEKATDRFNKDRILGQGGQGTVYKGMLTDGRIVAIKKSKVIDKEKVEQFINEVVILSQINHRHIVRLLGCCLETEIPLLVYEFIPNGTLYQCLHDPNEQFQMPWDMRLRVATEIAGALAYLHSAASIPIYHRDIKSTNILMDEKYRAKVADFGTSKSVSLDQTHVTTLVRGTFGYLDPEYFQTSQFTDKSDVYSFAVVLIELLTGRKPISRLEEEEGRNLAAYFMISMEEDSAFDMVDAQVLEEGTEEEIAAVADLARRCLNSIGRNRPTMKEVAMELERIMKLRNPLDFQQKRSTSDFLQDQEDVEATESHDTSFTSSESYHVDLDVTTFSDVQPFAHCETW; encoded by the exons ATGGACATTGCAATCGTGAAAATCATGTCCAACTCGGTTCTTCaagtccttttccttttggtttccCTCGCGGCACGAGCATCAGGAGCTGCACTTGGTCTTGCAAGGCCTAACTGTTCTGAAACATGCGGGAACGTCGTCATTCCCTTCCCCTTCGGATTAGGAGCTGGGTGTTTCCTGGATGACTGGTACGAGATCGTCTGCCAGCAAAACAACACGCTTCCCATTCTAAACAAGATTGGGCTGCGCGTCCTCAACATTTCACTCCCCTTTTACAGGGAACCTTACAGTGAATTTGGAGGTGAATACACGAACGGCATGATTAGCGTCAGTGTTCCAGTAATTTACTCAAATGCAAGCTGCAGGGGGGACGGAGTTGGTATGCCGGTGAGCCTCGAAGGAAGTCAGTTTGTCTTCTCCCAGACGTCGAACGTCTTTGCGTCAGTTGGTTGCAACACCGTGGCAATCGTGAAGAGTACAGAATCAGCTGTTGTCGGTTGCAGGTCGAAATGTGCTGGAACCAACATTAGCCGGTATAGTGCTTGTTCTGGGAGGGGTGGATGCTGCTACACTTCGCCCCCCTCTAACCTGCAGCGCTTTGATGTGGAATTCAAAGAGGAAGGCGGACACCAAGGGTGCCAGTACGCTTTCCTGGCAGATATATCATGGTTCTCGAGGTCTGACTCTGTAGATTTATATGATTTGAGACTGAATAATACGGTTCCAGTGGTGTTGGAATGGGGAATTGCAAACAATACCAACTATGCGCTTGAGCTTATGGGGCGAGAATACTGGAGCATCTGCAACGCAAATAATCAATATGAAAGTGAAATGCCATTTATGCAGTGCCTCTGCCGTCCGGGGTTCGGCGGTAACCCCTATCTTATTGGAGGATGCCGAG ATATCAACGCATGTCCAGATCCAAATCAAACTCTTTGCCCTAATGGCTGTGTCGACCTTCTGGGCGGCTATGACTGCGTCCCCGACAATGGAACAACTGATGGTAGAAGGACCGATGTTAAAAAAGGAGCAACCTTCTTTGTTATCC GCATCGGAGCAGGCCTTGGAGCGCTAGGAGATTTGTTGCTTTTCTCATGGTGGTTGTACAGACTCAtcaaaaagaggagagaaactAAGCTCAAAGAGAAGTACTTTAAACGAAACGGTGGTCTTTTGTTGCAACAACAGCTGTCTTCACCCGAAGGCAATGTTGAGAAGAGCAAATTATTCAATTCCAAGGACTTGGAGAAGGCCACGGATCGTTTCAACAAGGATAGGATACTAGGGCAAGGTGGACAGGGTACTGTTTACAAAGGAATGTTAACAGACGGAAGGATAGTTGCTATCAAGAAATCAAAAGTGATAGACAAGGAAAAGGTCGAACAATTCATCAATGAGGTGGTCATTCTCTCGCAAATCAATCATAGGCATATTGTTAGACTATTAGGTTGCTGCTTGGAGACGGAAATTCCTCTCTTAGTGTATGAATTCATACCAAATGGGACGTTGTACCAATGTCTACATGACCCAAATGAGCAATTTCAAATGCCATGGGACATGCGCCTACGAGTTGCAACTGAAATCGCTGGAGCCTTAGCCTACTTGCATTCTGCGGCTTCTATACCCATTTATCATCGAGATATCAAGTCCACCAATATTCTCATGGATGAGAAATATCGGGCAAAAGTAGCAGATTTCGGCACTTCCAAGTCAGTTTCTCTCGATCAAACTCACGTAACCACATTGGTGCGGGGGACTTTCGGATACTTGGATCCAGAGTACTTCCAAACAAGCCAATTTACAGACAAAAGCGATGTGTACAGCTTTGCAGTGGTCCTTATCGAACTCTTGACGGGGCGAAAGCCAATCTctcggctggaggaagaagaaggaagaaacctCGCGGCGTACTTTATGATCTCTATGGAAGAAGATTCTGCGTTCGACATGGTTGATGCTCAAGTTTTGGAGGAGGGTACGGAAGAAGAGATTGCAGCAGTTGCTGACCTCGCAAGAAGGTGCTTAAACTCAATTGGGAGGAACCGGCCGACGATGAAGGAAGTGGCAATGGAGTTGGAGCGAATAATGAAACTCCGAAATCCGTTGGATTTCCAACAGAAGCGAAGTACTTCGGATTTCCTGCAAGATCAAGAAGACGTCGAGGCCACCGAATCTCACGACACTAGTTTCACATCTAGCGAGTCTTATCATGTGGACTTGGATGTAACAACATTCTCCGATGTGCAGCCATTCGCACATTGCGAAACATGGTAA
- the LOC115733382 gene encoding wall-associated receptor kinase-like 1, with the protein MSDSVLQILFLLVSLLAQASRAAPKLARPNCAERCGNVSIPFPFGIGAACFQDDWYEIVCQQNNTLPILNKIRLRVLDISLPDYSASTNGMISVSVPAIYSNSSCGGDRVGGPVSLEGSQFVFSQTWNVFASVGCNTLAILNSTGSEVVSCRPKCAGTNISQFSACSGRNGCCQTSLPFDLQGFNVDFKEEGGHQGCQYAFLANRSWFLRSDSIDLYDLRLNNPFPVVLEWGIANNTNYALDLNSTYGGDIEMPFMQCYCDRGYGGNPYLIGGCQDINECEDLRICPGTCVNKPGDYDCVQGRKTVKFILIGVGAGLGALLLCLFLWRLYKYIKKRKQINLKEKHFKRNGGLLLQRELSSPEGNVEKSKLFNSKDLGKATDNFNEDRILGQGGQGTVYKGMLTDGKIVAIKKSKVIDEGKVEQFINEVLILSQINHRNVVKLLGCCLETEVPLLVYEFIPNGTLYQYLHDPNEEVPISWDTRLRIAMEIAGALFYLHSAASIPIYHRDIKSNNILLDEKYRAKVADFGTSKSVSLDQTHVTTVVQGTAGYVDPEYFQSSQYTDKSDVYSFGVVLVELLTGQKPISSVREREGKSLATYFINSMEENCLFDIVDAQVLKEGKKEEIASVANLAKRCLNLNGRNRPPMKEVAMELEGIRKLQHASGVQLNQEDREATQSYAAVLKPSTSLHADVIAFSDAQPFLPIATW; encoded by the exons ATGTCCGACTCGgttcttcaaatccttttcctTCTGGTTTCCCTCCTGGCACAAGCATCAAGAGCTGCACCTAAACTTGCAAGGCCCAACTGTGCTGAAAGATGCGGGAACGTCAGCATTCCCTTCCCCTTCGGAATAGGAGCCGCGTGTTTCCAAGATGACTGGTACGAGATCGTCTGCCAGCAAAACAACACGCTTCCCATTCTAAACAAGATTAGGTTGCGCGTCCTTGACATTTCACTCCCAGATTACAGTGCATCCACGAATGGCATGATTAGTGTCAGTGTTCCAGCAATTTACTCAAATTCAAGCTGCGGGGGCGACAGAGTTGGTGGGCCGGTGAGCCTCGAAGGAAGTCAGTTTGTCTTCTCCCAGACATGGAACGTCTTTGCGTCAGTTGGTTGCAACACCCTGGCAATCTTGAATAGTACAGGATCAGAAGTTGTCAGTTGCAGGCCGAAATGTGCTGGAACCAACATTAGCCAGTTTAGTGCTTGTTCCGGGAGGAACGGATGCTGCCAGACTTCGCTCCCGTTTGACCTGCAGGGCTTTAATGTGGATTTCAAAGAGGAAGGCGGACATCAGGGGTGCCAGTACGCTTTCCTGGCAAATAGATCATGGTTCTTGAGGTCTGACTCTATAGATTTATATGATTTGAGACTGAATAATCCTTTTCCAGTGGTGTTGGAATGGGGAATTGCAAACAATACCAACTATGCGCTTGA CCTCAACAGCACGTATGGGGGTGATATTGAAATGCCATTCATGCAGTGCTATTGCGATCGGGGGTATGGCGGCAACCCCTATCTTATTGGAGGATGCCAAG ATATTAATGAATGTGAAGATCTGAGAATATGCCCCGGGACTTGTGTGAACAAACCAGGCGACTATGACTGCGTCCAAGGTAGAAAGACTGTTAAATTCATTCTTATCG GAGTTGGGGCAGGCCTTGGGGCTCTACTTTTGTGTCTTTTCCTATGGAGGTTGTACAAATACATCAAGAAGAGAAAACAAATCAACCTCAAAGAGAAGCACTTCAAACGCAATGGTGGTCTTTTATTGCAAAGGGAGCTATCTTCGCCAGAAGGCAATGTCGAGAAAAGCAAATTGTTCAATTCCAAGGATTTAGGGAAGGCCACTGACAATTTCAACGAGGATAGGATACTCGGGCAAGGTGGACAAGGTACTGTTTACAAGGGAATGTTAACAGATGGAAAAATAGTTGCGATTAAGAAATCGAAAGTGATAGACGAGGGAAAAGTCGAACAGTTCATAAATGAAGTCCTCATTCTCTCACAAATCAACCATAGGAATGTGGTTAAGTTATTGGGGTGTTGCTTGGAGACAGAAGTCCCGCTTCTAGTATATGAGTTTATACCAAATGGAACTCTATATCAATATCTGCACGACCCAAATGAAGAGGTTCCTATATCGTGGGACACCCGCCTACGAATTGCAATGGAAATCGCAGGAGCCTTATTCTACTTGCATTCAGCAGCCTCTATTCCCATCTATCATCGAGATATCAAGTCCAACAATATCCTCTTGGATGAGAAATATCGAGCAAAAGTGGCAGATTTCGGTACATCCAAGTCGGTTTCCCTCGATCAAACTCATGTAACTACGGTGGTGCAAGGGACTGCCGGCTACGTAGATCCGGAGTATTTCCAATCAAGTCAATATACAGACAAAAGTGATGTGTACAGCTTCGGAGTTGTCCTCGTTGAACTCCTAACGGGACAAAAGCCAATCTCGTCAGTGAGGGAACGAGAAGGAAAAAGCCTTGCAACGTATTTCATAAATTCAATGGAGGAGAATTGCTTGTTCGACATTGTTGATGCTCAAGTTTTGAAAGAAGGTAAGAAGGAAGAGATTGCATCAGTCGCTAATCTTGCGAAAAGGTGCTTGAACTTGAATGGAAGGAACAGGCCACCAATGAAAGAAGTAGCAATGGAGTTGGAGGGAATAAGGAAGCTCCAACATGCTTCGGGTGTTCAGCTAAATCAAGAGGACCGTGAGGCAACTCAATCTTATGCTGCTGTTTTGAAACCTAGCACGTCACTCCACGCGGATGTCATTGCATTTTCAGATGCACAGCCATTCTTACCTATTGCGACATGGTGA
- the LOC125315959 gene encoding wall-associated receptor kinase-like 1, which produces MHIANLKIMSDSVLQILFLLVSLTAQASGAAPELARPNCAERCGNVTIPFPFGIGARCFLDNWHEIVCQQNNTLPILKKIGLRVLDISLPSYRDSRNGMIRVSIPAVYSNASCGANRIGMPVSLEGSPFVFSQMRNVFASVGCNTLAILNSTGSAVVGCRSKCDISRYNDCSGGDGCCRTSLPLSLLGFNVEFQEEGEHQGCQYAFLADRSWFFMSKFADLDDLRQNNPFPVVLEWGIANNTEYAHELMRQDYPPSSCDTCDLFFDILCPDGIGMPFTQCYCQRGYRGNPYLIGGCQGNLLDVITVKWLVHFQICPYNECVIKSGGHDCVLGRKTVKFILIGVGAGLGALLLCLFLWRLYKYIKKRKEIKLKEKHFKRNGGLLLESELSSPEGNVEKSKLFNSKDLGKATDNFNEDRILGQGGQGTVYKGMLADGKIVAIKKSKVIDEGKVEQFINEVLILSQINHRNVVKLLGCCLETEIPLLVYEFIPNGTLYDYLHDPNEEVPVSWDTRLRIAMEIAGALFYLHSAASIPIYHRDIKSNNILLDEKYQAKVADFGTSKSVSLDQTHVTTVVQGTAGYVDPEYFQSSQYTDKSDVYSFGVVLVELLTGQEPISSVREREGKSLATYFIDSMEENRLFDIVDAQVLKEGKKEEIASIANLAKRCLNLNGRSRPKMKEVAMELEGIRKLQNAVGIPLNQEDREATDTYAAVLKASTSLHADAIAFSDAQPFLPVATW; this is translated from the exons ATGCACATAGCAAACCTGAAAATCATGTCCGACTCGgttcttcaaatccttttcctTCTGGTTTCCCTCACGGCACAAGCATCAGGAGCTGCACCTGAACTTGCAAGGCCCAACTGTGCTGAAAGATGCGGGAACGTCACCATTCCCTTCCCCTTCGGAATAGGAGCCAGGTGTTTCTTGGATAACTGGCACGAGATCGTCTGCCAGCAAAACAACACGCTTCCCATTCTAAAGAAGATTGGGTTGCGCGTCCTCGACATTTCACTCCCCTCTTACAGAGATTCCAGGAACGGCATGATTAGGGTCAGTATTCCGGCAGTTTACTCAAATGCAAGCTGCGGGGCCAACAGGATTGGTATGCCGGTGAGCCTCGAAGGAAGTCCGTTTGTCTTCTCCCAGATGAGGAACGTCTTTGCGTCAGTTGGTTGCAACACCCTGGCAATTTTGAATAGTACCGGATCAGCTGTTGTTGGTTGCAGGTCGAAATGTGACATTAGCCGGTATAATGATTGTTCCGGGGGGGACGGATGCTGCCGGACCTCGCTCCCCTTGAGCCTACTGGGCTTTAATGTGGAATTCCAAGAGGAAGGCGAACATCAGGGGTGCCAGTACGCTTTCCTGGCAGATAGATCATGGTTCTTTATGTCTAAATTCGCAGATTTAGATGATTTGAGACAGAATAATCCTTTTCCAGTGGTGTTGGAATGGGGAATTGCAAACAATACCGAATATGCACATGAGCTTATGCGGCAAGATTATCCGCCTTCCTCCTGTGATACGTGCGACCTCTTCTTCGACATCCTGTGTCCGGATGGAATTGGAATGCCATTTACGCAGTGCTATTGCCAACGGGGGTATCGTGGTAACCCATATCTTATTGGAGGATGCCAAGGTAACTTACTTGATGTTATCACAGTGAAGTGGCTTGTTCATTTCCAGATTTGTCCCT ATAATGAATGTGTGATCAAATCGGGAGGCCATGACTGTGTCCTTGGTAGAAAGACAGTTAAATTCATTCTTATCG GGGTTGGGGCAGGCCTTGGGGCTCTACTTTTGTGTCTTTTCCTATGGAGGTTGTACAAATACatcaagaagagaaaagaaatcaagCTCAAAGAGAAGCACTTCAAACGCAATGGCGGTCTTTTGTTGGAAAGTGAGCTATCTTCACCAGAAGGCAATGTTGAGAAAAGCAAGTTGTTCAACTCCAAGGATTTAGGGAAGGCCACTGACAATTTCAACGAGGATAGGATACTCGGGCAAGGTGGACAAGGTACTGTTTACAAGGGAATGTTAGCAGATGGAAAAATAGTTGCGATTAAGAAATCGAAAGTGATAGACGAGGGAAAAGTCGAACAGTTCATAAATGAAGTCCTCATTCTCTCACAAATCAACCATAGGAATGTGGTTAAGTTATTGGGGTGCTGCTTGGAGACAGAAATCCCGCTTCTAGTATATGAGTTTATACCAAATGGAACTTTGTATGACTATCTGCATGACCCAAATGAAGAGGTTCCTGTATCGTGGGACACCCGTCTACGAATTGCAATGGAAATCGCAGGAGCCTTATTCTACTTGCATTCAGCAGCCTCTATTCCCATCTATCATCGAGATATCAAGTCCAACAATATCCTCTTGGATGAGAAATATCAAGCAAAAGTGGCAGATTTCGGTACTTCCAAGTCGGTTTCCCTCGATCAAACTCATGTAACTACGGTGGTGCAAGGGACTGCCGGCTACGTAGATCCGGAGTATTTCCAATCAAGTCAATATACAGACAAAAGTGATGTGTACAGCTTCGGAGTTGTCCTCGTTGAACTCTTAACGGGACAAGAGCCGATCTCATCAGTGAGGGAACGAGAAGGAAAAAGCCTTGCAACCTATTTCATAGATTCAATGGAGGAGAATCGCTTGTTCGACATTGTCGATGCTCAAGTTTTGAAAGAAGGTAAGAAGGAAGAGATTGCATCAATCGCTAACCTTGCGAAAAGGTGCTTGAACTTGAATGGGAGGAGCAGGCCTAAAATGAAAGAAGTGGCAATGGAGTTGGAGGGGATAAGGAAGCTCCAAAATGCCGTGGGTATTCCGCTAAATCAAGAGGACCGTGAGGCAACTGATACTTATGCTGCTGTTTTGAAAGCTAGCACGTCACTCCACGCGGATGCCATTGCATTTTCAGATGCACAGCCATTCTTGCCTGTTGCGACATGGTGA